A part of Hippopotamus amphibius kiboko isolate mHipAmp2 chromosome 16, mHipAmp2.hap2, whole genome shotgun sequence genomic DNA contains:
- the LOC130837958 gene encoding F-box only protein 50-like isoform X2, with amino-acid sequence MEEVREGPALAGGMEEPASTPEPPLPPPPPSPPSASAHETPGLSAPEQMTEASARQLLLQEWAPPGGNLEVPPHLTWKLLFLRRPLYRNLLRSPNPEGINIYEPAPPTGPTQQPLETLGNFRGWHIRTEKLQQGLSWTVKQQCVDLLAEGLWEELLDDEQPHITVMDWYEDSRLDACVYELHVWLLAADRRTVIAQHHVAPQTCGRGPPGRWVQVSHVFHQYGPGVRFVHFLHKTKNRMERGGLRRTRVTDSSVSVQFRE; translated from the exons ATGGAGGAGGTGCGGGAAGGACCAGCGCTCGCTGGCGGGATGGAGGAACCCGCGAGCACCCCGGAGCCGCCGttgccgcccccgcccccgtcgCCACCGTCGGCCTCGGCCCACGAGACCCCCGGGCTCTCCGCGCCCGAGCAGATGACCGAGGCCTCTGCGCGGCAGCTGCTGCTGCAGGAGTGGGCGCCGCCGGGCGGGAACCTGGAGGTGCCCCCGCACCTCACCTGGAAGCTGCTCTTCCTGCGGCGGCCGCTCTACCGCAACCTGCTGCGCTCGCCCAACCCCGAAG GCATCAACATTTACGAGCCAGCGCCCCCTACGGGTCCCACCCAGCAACCCCTGGAGACTCTGG GCAATTTCCGAGGCTGGCACATTAGGACTGAGAAGCTCCAGCAGGGCCTCAG CTGGACGGTGAAGCAGCAGTGTGTGGACCTTCTGGCCGAGGGCTTGTGGGAGGAGCTGCTCGATGATGAGCAGCCACACATCACGGTCATGGACTG gtatgAGGACAGCCGACTGGATGCGTGTGTGTATGAGCTGCACGTCTGGCTGCTGGCAGCTGACCGCCGCACAGTCATCGCCCAGCACCACGTGGCCCCCCAGACCTGTGGGAGAGGCCCCCCCGGCCGCTGGGTCCAG GTGTCCCACGTATTCCACCAGTACGGCCCCGGCGTCCGCTTTGTCCACTTCTTGCACAAGACCAAGAACCGGATGGAGCGCGGTGGGCTGCGGCGGACGAGGGTGACCGACTCTTCCGTGTCTGTGCAGTTCAGGGAGTGA
- the LOC130837958 gene encoding F-box only protein 50-like isoform X1 → MEEVREGPALAGGMEEPASTPEPPLPPPPPSPPSASAHETPGLSAPEQMTEASARQLLLQEWAPPGGNLEVPPHLTWKLLFLRRPLYRNLLRSPNPEGINIYEPAPPTGPTQQPLETLGNFRGWHIRTEKLQQGLSWTVKQQCVDLLAEGLWEELLDDEQPHITVMDWYEDSRLDACVYELHVWLLAADRRTVIAQHHVAPQTCGRGPPGRWVQVRLPTPAATCTHAFVSQDLTEGGEQGLRVPTKNFFLTLVLPQVSHVFHQYGPGVRFVHFLHKTKNRMERGGLRRTRVTDSSVSVQFRE, encoded by the exons ATGGAGGAGGTGCGGGAAGGACCAGCGCTCGCTGGCGGGATGGAGGAACCCGCGAGCACCCCGGAGCCGCCGttgccgcccccgcccccgtcgCCACCGTCGGCCTCGGCCCACGAGACCCCCGGGCTCTCCGCGCCCGAGCAGATGACCGAGGCCTCTGCGCGGCAGCTGCTGCTGCAGGAGTGGGCGCCGCCGGGCGGGAACCTGGAGGTGCCCCCGCACCTCACCTGGAAGCTGCTCTTCCTGCGGCGGCCGCTCTACCGCAACCTGCTGCGCTCGCCCAACCCCGAAG GCATCAACATTTACGAGCCAGCGCCCCCTACGGGTCCCACCCAGCAACCCCTGGAGACTCTGG GCAATTTCCGAGGCTGGCACATTAGGACTGAGAAGCTCCAGCAGGGCCTCAG CTGGACGGTGAAGCAGCAGTGTGTGGACCTTCTGGCCGAGGGCTTGTGGGAGGAGCTGCTCGATGATGAGCAGCCACACATCACGGTCATGGACTG gtatgAGGACAGCCGACTGGATGCGTGTGTGTATGAGCTGCACGTCTGGCTGCTGGCAGCTGACCGCCGCACAGTCATCGCCCAGCACCACGTGGCCCCCCAGACCTGTGGGAGAGGCCCCCCCGGCCGCTGGGTCCAGGTGAGACTCCCCACCCCGGCTGCCACCTGTACACATGCTTTTGTGTCCCAAGACCTCACAGAGGGAGGAGAGCAGGGTTTACGGGTCCCTACTAAGAACTTCTTCCTGACCCTGGTGCTGCCCCAGGTGTCCCACGTATTCCACCAGTACGGCCCCGGCGTCCGCTTTGTCCACTTCTTGCACAAGACCAAGAACCGGATGGAGCGCGGTGGGCTGCGGCGGACGAGGGTGACCGACTCTTCCGTGTCTGTGCAGTTCAGGGAGTGA
- the LOC130838082 gene encoding syncollin-like: MSPLRPLLLALALVAVPGVRGACPEPADLKNDDGTRTCAKLYDKSDPYYENCCGGAVLSVEPGADLPYLPSDWSNTISSIVVAQRCQLTVWSTRGKSGKTRKFSAGTYPRLEEYRRGIFGDWSNSISALYCRCRPP, from the coding sequence ATGTCCCCGCTGCGCCCACTGctgctggccctggccctggtggCCGTCCCTGGCGTCCGAGGCGCCTGCCCGGAGCCCGCCGACCTCAAGAACGACGACGGGACGCGCACTTGCGCCAAGCTCTACGACAAGAGCGACCCCTACTATGAGAACTGCTGCGGCGGCGCCGTGCTGTCGGTGGAGCCGGGCGCCGACCTGCCCTACCTGCCCTCTGACTGGTCGAACACCATCTCGTCGATCGTGGTGGCCCAGCGCTGCCAGCTCACTGTGTGGTCCACTCGCGGCAAGTCCGGCAAGACGCGCAAATTCTCTGCCGGCACCTACCCGCGCCTGGAAGAGTACCGGCGCGGCATCTTCGGGGACTGGTCCAACTCCATCTCCGCGCTCTACTGCAGGTGCCGCCCGCCTTAG